One Candidatus Atribacteria bacterium genomic window, TATAATTTCTCCATCTTTGTATTTCACCACAATTTTATTGGCAATCATTGGTCTGTTCCTTTCTTTATTTTTAGTATTCTTAGATTTCGATTTTCATCAAACGGATGCTCTCTACTGCCGAATGGACCACAAATATTCTTTCACTGTTATCTTTGGGGTCGATCGGATACATGAAGAATCCTATTTTGTATCGGCCATAGTTGTGGCTGGTACCGTATAGACGTTCCCCGTCTGCAAAATTAACAATTAATTTACGTTGGCTGGGAGTTATTTTCAGGTCAATATCAAAGTTTCTGACTTTTTTATAATTTTTATCTCCTATAAAATCTTTTACAAAGAATACTGCTTTTAGAGAATCATAATTTATTTCCATACTTTCTTTCTGGCTATATTCAAAAAGAGGGAAAAAAGTAAACGATTCTCCATCGAGTTTAAAATCCTCAACCCAACCTTTTAGGATTTCACCGTCCTTATATTTTACAACCGCCTTTTTTCTGCGCATTATTCAAAACTCCAGGAGGCTTTATCAATCAGCCTCTATTTTTTATTCATTCACGCCCTTTAAGATACATTTTCTTCCAGCTCTTCTTTTAATGATCTCAGTGCTTCATCTTTTATTCGAGAAACTTGCCGCTGGGAAATTGCCAATTTTTTGGCTGTTTTAGTTTGAGTCAGGTCTTTAATGAAAATATAATTAATTACTTTACGTTGTATGTTATGTAATTTATTTAAAGCAAGCTCTAAGGCAATTAAATCTTCTATAGGCAAATGAAAACTTTTATAATGGTCATTTTTTATTTTTTCTAATCTGGGAAAATCATTACAATCATAATCACGGTTATCCTGATCGATAGAAACCGTATGCACGACATTCCTTGCTTTTAATACCTCTTTGACTCCCTCTTCGGTAAGGTTGAATTCCTGGGCAATTTTTTTTAGGGAAGGAACTTTATTGGTTTCTGCTTTAAATCCTACAATAAACTCATCAATTTTTTTATTTAATTCGGTAATCCAATGAGGAATTCTAATGGTCTGATGTTTATCTCTAATATAATGTCTTATTTCTCCGGAAATGAACCAGGAAGCATAGGTTTCAAATTTAACTTTTCTTTGCTGATTGTAAAGATTTATGGCATTGATCAAGCCTATATATCCCAGCTGTTCCAAATCCTCTAAAGGCTCACCGGAATTTATAAATTTGTAG contains:
- a CDS encoding sigma-70 family RNA polymerase sigma factor; translated protein: MELNESKEVTDQQILKFKPLVKNIAYKFINSGEPLEDLEQLGYIGLINAINLYNQQRKVKFETYASWFISGEIRHYIRDKHQTIRIPHWITELNKKIDEFIVGFKAETNKVPSLKKIAQEFNLTEEGVKEVLKARNVVHTVSIDQDNRDYDCNDFPRLEKIKNDHYKSFHLPIEDLIALELALNKLHNIQRKVINYIFIKDLTQTKTAKKLAISQRQVSRIKDEALRSLKEELEENVS